A region of the Sodalis ligni genome:
AGGCTGCAAATGCGGCCTATTACATTCCATCGACAGCCCTTTTTGCTAAAGTTCACACCTAACGCGGCTTTTAACATTAATTATAAATTGAGGTCAATACATGAAATGACTTTGATATTTTTACGAGCGGCATAAAATCGATGTCGTAGTCATCTAACGGAAAACCGATAATTCCAATGTGTGCTTTAAAAGGGAATTTCTTTTTAAAAGATTTACCTTCTTTCTCAGTTCATCAGCAGCAGTATCATTTAAAGCATCTAATGCAGATTGCATCTCCTGCCCGGCTTTGAGAAAACATCTTATCGTCGGTAAATAGCCCAAGGCAACATCTAACAACAGAAAATTGTTTATTTCAGTAAGCAAGAAATAATTGCTCTCGATTTTAATTTTTATAGCATGCATTTAAAACTTCCCTATCGCCGTAAAATGTAAACAACTTGTTTACAGCACCATGTTATAAAATGCTAAATATGCGCCAACATAATTTTTTTGGCGTTGATAATGATTGGGAATCGATTGAAGCGGGCGCGGCTGGCTGCCGGGCTTTCGCAAACTAAGCTGGGATTAGCAGCGGGCATTGAGCCTGATAGCGCTCAACAGCGTGTATCACAGTATGAAAGCGGGCGTTCAATCCCCCAATTCCAGCTTGCTTGCCGGTTTGCGGACGTGCTGAATGTACCCGACTGCTATTTTTATATCCGGAGCGAAGATTTTGCTGAAAAAGTGCTAGACCTTTACCTTAGCGAAAAGTGAAATCAATGATTTCAATGATATGAATGTATGCAGTAGCACCCCTTACGTAGACAAAGGTTCATTCTGCAAACACACCATCCCGATCCTGACGGCATGCACATGCTGCGGGCTTTCTTATGCCTGGCGATACCTATGGGCGTTCAAATTTTATGCACTCAGGCACGCCATACTGCACGCGTATCAGGACTATGCCAAAGCGGGATGGCTGTGGAGGCTTGTTTATGATTTACTTTTGGAACTGCTGGTAAATGCTTTCCGTAGCATATCAGGGAGACCAAAATTGACACCGGAATTACAACGCCGATTAAAAGAGGCCACTGAAGAACAGTTAAGAAAGCTGGTTGAGGCCGCGTACGGTATTAATACTGACGTCGATCAGCGGATAGAGAGCATTTTGCTCGGCAGCGATCTACACGCGCTTGCGCATCAGCTGAAAGACCGTATTAATTCCATTGCCCGCAGCGATCGCTATATCGATTATCAGCAGGCCGCTGAATTCAGCCGGACGTTGAATATCTTGGTTGAGGATATTGCCCGATTGATTGAGGCTGCGCCCAGACAGGCATTTGAGTTGATCGACAGCTTTATGTCTATCCACGAACGCATTTACGAACGGGTCGATGATTCCGGCGGCGATATCGGCGGCAGCTATAGCCAGGCATTAGAGGTCTGGCTGAAGGCGGCACGTTGCTGGCGGGGAAGCGGCGATTGTCCGCTGGATTTGACAGCTGTATTGACGGCACGCCATAACGACAACGGTTACGCCGTGTGGGATGATGTCATCGCCAAAAGCGGTGACCTGTTAACAAAAGATGAGTTGATGCAATTATCCGGACGTTTTGAAAATGTATATCACCAGGCACAGGCGGCTCCATCTGATCGAGATTATAATTCTGGGACTGCCAAGGCCGCGCTGGGTATTGCGGCGGTGGCTAAAGCCTTGGGTGATGTCAACATGTTCGAGCGTTATATACTCATGCGTTCGCCAAAGCCAAATGAATTACAAAAACAAAGCATCATCAACTTTTGTCTGAGCGTAAATGATGGCGAATCCGCGTTGAAATGGCTGCAGGGAACATGGGATAAGCGTTTTGCATCTGAAAGGTTAAGCTTACTGGACGCGACTTATACACTGCTGGGCCGTCATCACGAACTGCTGGCACTGCGGCGCGAAGCCTATCAACGATCCCCCGATCACTGGCGCCTCAAGGCATTGTTGGAAATATTGCCGGAAAATGAAAAACCGGGAGTGGAAGCACAGGCAATTATAAACGCCTTGAAAATCTCTCATCTTCAAGTACGTATCGATACGCTGATCGCCTGTCATGGGATAACAGAAGCAAAAGAGCAGCTTCTCAAGCATATTGCGCAACTGAACGTTTTTTACGGCACGCTGCTTGATTGGGCAGAGGTATTCCATCAGGCACAAGAACACCTGGCCGAGGCGGCGTGCTATCGGTTGCTTATCGAGGACATTCTTGCGTCCGGGCGCAGCAAAGCCTATCACCACGCGGAAGATTACTATCGACAGCTGGCCCGGCTGGATGCAGAGATAGAACGGTATGATCCCCTGCCCTCTTGGCAGGAGTATCAGGTTAAGCTTCGGCAACAGCACGGACGGAAAAAGTCTTTTTGGCAGCGAGCAGTATAAAAAAGCAGGCAGGGCCTTAAGCTCTTACTTTTGGAGATTTGAATGTTATATCCAGTTGCTATTGATAAAGGCAAATCATCTATTGGCGTTCGTGTGCCTGATATTCCTGGATGTTTTTCGGGTGGTAATGATTTTAATGATGCTATTGAAAGCGTTCGCGAAGCCATCGAGGCACATATTGAACTGTTACTCGAGGATGGAGAGCCTGTGCCGCAAGCAACCAGTATTGATAACTACCTGGCTGACTTGGAGTATGAAGGGGTTATCTGGGCGGTAGTCGATGTGGATTTGACCCGTTTAATGGGCAAATCCGAGAAAATAAATGTCACACTGCCATCATTACTGATTCGTCGCATCGATCAGTTTGTTGCCAACCATCCGGAATACGGAAGCCGTTCAGGTTTTCTTTCACAGATCGCAGTGGATAAGATTGTGTCCATGCCGAAGCTGTAACTTATATCAGCAATGCCGACAACTTTGGCTGTGAGGGCTTATTTATGTTTTACTTGTAAAACTGCTGGTAAAAGCTTTCCGGATTATATCAGGGGGAACAAAATTGACACCGGAATTAAAACGCCGCTTAAAAGAGGCTACTGAAGAACAGTTAAAAATGCTGGTGGAGGCCACGTACGGTATTAATACTGACGTCGATCAGCGGATAAAGAGCTTTTTACTCGGCAGCGATCCACAAGCGCTAGCGCATCAGCTGCAAGACCGTATCCATTCCATTGCCCGCAGTAAGCGCTATATCGATTATCATGAGGCCGCTGAATTCAGCCGGACGCTGGATATCCTGGTTGAGGATATTGCCCGGTTGATTGAGGCTGCGCCCAAACAGGCATTTGAGTTGATCAACAGTTTTATGTCTATCCACGAACGTATTTACCAACGGGTGGATGATTCCGGCGGCGATATCGGCGGCAGCTATACCCAGGCATTAGAGGTCTGGCTGAAGGCGGCACATTATTGGCGGGAAAGCGGTGACTGTCCGTTGGACTGGACAGCTGAATTGATGGCACGCCATAGCGGCGATAGTTACATCGTTTGGGATGGGTTAATCGCCAAAAGCGGAGCACTGTTAACTAAAGATGAATTGCTGCAATTATCCGGGCGTTTTGAAAATGCATTCAAGCAGGCGCAGGCCGCGCCCTCGAAACGAGGTTTCAACTTTGGGGCGATCAAGGCCGCGCTAGGTATCAAAGCAGTGGCGCAAGCCCTGAGGGATGCCAATATGCTCGCGCGTTCTGTATTAATCAGTTCGCCAAGACCAGATGAATTGCAAAAACAAAGCATTGTCGAGTTTTGTCTGAAAGTAAATGATGGCGAATCCGCGTTGAAGTGGCTACAGGAAACATGGGACACGTGTTTTGAGCCTGAAAGGCTGAGATTACTGGACGCTACCTATACGCTGCTTGGCCGTCATCAGGAACTGCTGGAACTGCGGCGTGAAGCCTACCGACTGTCCCCCGATCATTTGCGCCTTAAGGCATTGCTGAAAATATTGCCGGAAAATGAAAAACCGGCAATTGAAGCACAGGCTATGATAAACGCCTTGAAAATACCTCATCTTCAATTACGTATCGATACGCTGATCGCCTGTCATGGGATAACAGAAGCAAAAGAGCAGCTTCTCACGCATTTTGCGCAATTGAACGTTTTTTACGGCACGTTGCTTGATTGGGCAGAGGTATTCCATCAGGCACAAGAACCTCTGGCCGAGGCGGCGTGTTATCGGTTGCTTATCGAGGACATTCTTGCGTCCGGGCGCAGCAAAACCTATCACCACGCGGAAGATTACTATCGACAGCTGGCCCGGCTGGATACAGATATAGAACAGTATGATCCCCTGCCCTCTTGGCAGGAGTATCAGGTTACACTGCGGCAGCAGCACGGGCGGAAAAGTCTTTTGGCAGCGGCTAAATTAAACAGCCTTACCATTTGATGATTTCGTTAATTGTGATTGTTGATTTCAAAGAACAGAATGGGGAGCTGCAGAAATATGCCGTTATATTCGTTTCAATATCATCGCTTATAAATTTACCTTAACAAGGATCACCACGTCATGGTGAAAGATATATCATTGTTATTATGCTGAGTTATTTATTTTATTTTTTTGGTGGATTTTTCCTCACCTCACTGATAAAGTATCCAGTATAATCCTAGTTATTTAATTCAAACAAATCAGCGCTTACGTATTGATATTAACAACATCCGCAAAGCATCTGATTCTTAATAGGGTTATAAACGAAGTCAGTACTACATTAACGCGACGATAAGGCGTTGAAGCGCCCTACCGCCGCTCACCATCAGCAACTAAGAGAGTAGTTACCATGGCTAAAAAGCATATTAAGTCAGAACCGCGTACATCCCAAGCAAAAGTTGATACCCGTTATTATACTGTTAGCTACGTTCCAAATGGCGGTATGCCCAATGCTGCGCCGGCATTGATGCTAAAAGGCCGTTGGCTGCATCAGTGCGGTTTTACCACCGGCAAGAAGGTGACCGTGACGGTAAAAAACGGGCAGCTGATCATTGATACGGAATTGCTGGTGTAAATAAATAAGCAATGAGGTAATGAGCAGGGTTAATAATTAATGAGCAATGGTGGAATGTGAGTGCCAGAGCATCATCGATAATTAACCCTGCAATGTTCATTCCAACAAAAACAGCGAGATTAAAGCCGCCCGTTTAACGACCGTAGCGTTACCGGCTGTAAAATTCCTTCCCGCAACAGTACCGCTGAAAAAGAATGCGTTTGCTCATATATACCCTAAATAATTCGAGTTGCAGGAAGGCGACGACGCAGCGAATCCCCAGGAGCTTACTCAAGTAAGTGACTGGGGTGAGCGAGGAAAGTCAACGCACCTGCAACTTGAAGTATGACGGGTATAGCACCAGATCATTCATTAACAACCTTATACACGGTACGTCAAAAAATAATTAAGACACACTGATAGCAGGGAATCTCGCGATGGGCATGAATACCTCTTTACCGGGAAGGCTTCGTAACACAACACTACCTCTGAGCCAAAGCCTAATGCCGCTGTTTGAAGCGGTGGTCAATTCCATCCATGCTATCGCTGAAGTCAGCGACGCCCCGGCTTACGGAAAAATTGTTATCGACATCCTCCGTGTGCCGCAAACTTCATTGGCGTTCAGTGGCAGCCAATCCAAACGCGGATCGACGCCTCAAGAGCCGATATTCGGTTTCAAAATTTATGATAACGGCGCCGGGTTTCACGCGCGCAATATGTTGTCCTTCGAAACATTAGACAGTGACTATAAGGTGGGGCGAGGTTGCCGAGGTGTCGGGCGTTTGCTGTGGCTGAAAGCCTTTGAAGCCGTCGAGGTGAACAGTCATTATCGGGACGATACCGGTGTAATGAAGCAGGAACCTTTTCATTTACCGCAGCACAGGGTGTTTTGGGTTTGACGATAACGGATGCGCCACAGGATGCTACCTTGCAAACCTGCGTCCATCTTTCAGGCTTTGAAAAAATACCGTGAAACCTCGCCAAAACGGCCCAAACGATTGCAAACAGCCTTTTGAACATTGTCTCTGGTATTTTGTTCGTGCTGGGGCGCCCCGCTATTACTGTTCGGGATGACGGTGAAAGTATCTTTTGGATGATGTCTATCAGGAATATATACTTTCAGCGTCTAACAAAGAAACGATCTCTATAAAACGACAAAATTTGAGCTGACACATCTCAAGCTAAAAGCCAGCCTAGCCAAACCGCCATTTATCGCCTGGTGTGCCGCAAGCAGAGTTGTAAAGAAGAAAATATAGCAGGTAAATTACCGGGCTTGCATGGCAAAATTAAGGACAAATACGGTGATTTCGTTTACGCATGCTACGTTACCTCTTCTTTCCTTGACATTCATGCCAGACCGGAGCGTGTCGAATTTGACATTCAGGAATTCACAGATGACCTATTCTCTGAAACGGAAATCACTATGTCCGATATTCGCAATGCTGTTATCACTTCTGCTATGCGATACCTGAATGAGTATCTTAAGGTGTCGCAGGCGGCAGGACGGGCCAGAATTGAACGGTTTGTCTCTCAGCGAGCACCACGTTATCGCCCCATACTAAAGCGTATGGATGAAACAAAATTGACCATTCCTCCCGAGATTTCCGACAAGGATCTGGATTTACTGCTCCATAAGCAGCTTGCTGAATTGGAAAACGACATATTATCTGAAGGACAGGAGGTGATGAATTTCGGTAAAAGCGAATCGCCCGATCGGTACAAAGCTCGCCTATCCAGCTATCTAGAAAAGGTGGATGATATCAAAAAATCCCAATCTGGCCGATTATGTTTTCCATCGAAAAGTGGTTCTCAATATTTTGGAAAAAGCGATTCAACGTGGACCCGATGGGAAATACATCAAAGAAGAGCTGGTCCATGAATTAATCATGCCGTTGCGTAAAACGTCGGAAGAGGTTCATCTTGATAGCTGCAACCTCTGGCTCATCGATGAGCGACTGGCTTTTCATGATTTCCTGGCCTCTGACAAAACACTTTGCTCTATGCCGATTACCCAGTGCCTGGAGAACAAAAAACCCGATATTTGTGCGCTGAATGTTTACGATGAGCCCATCCTTTTCTCCGAGGGCCAGCAGGTGCCACTGGCCTCCATCGTGATTATTGAGATCAAACGACCCATGCGCAACGATGCCGCAGCCGGCGACGATAAAGATCCTGTCGAGCAAGCACTCGGTTACCTCGAACGCATACGTGCAGGTGGCGCCCGAACAGCCAAGGGCCGCCCTATTCCTAACTCTGAAGACATTCCCGGTTTTTGTTACTCCATCTGCGACCTGACCCCGTCAGTGATAAGGCGATGCAAGACATTAGGGCTAACCGCAACCAGTGACCACCTGGGTTATTTTGGCTACAACCCCAATTTTAAAGCCTATATAGAGGTGATTTCTTTCGATAGGCTGCTCAATGCTGCGCGGGAACGTAACCGGGCGTTTTTCGATAAGTTAGGACTACCTACAGCTTGATAAAAAAAATTAATTTACTTTTATCTGATGCGCCAACGTAATAATACCATGTCACATATCCATTAGATCGCGCACAAACCAAATATACAGTGGATATAATAAAATGATAATGCCTACACCACGCTCGTCAGTTGAGCGGGAAAGAACTCCTGGTGACACCGGATCAGGTATGAATGCTTGGTATTTTAGTGTTAACAAAGGGGGTGTTCACTCGCTTACACTATTCCAGTTTTTCCCTTTCTTACCCGATTCAGGACAATACAAAAACACTAGGGAATTTTTTCAATATCCCTACCCCATCATCGTCCATGCGATTATAAGAGGAAGCTTAAGTATTATTGATATAAGCTTATTTTATCTCTTGGCCTGTCTATCAGCGTGTTACGATTCATTACCCCTAAAATTTCAAGGCACACTCCCGGATTAGTTCGCCATCGGTTTTGATAATTCCGAACAACCCAGGATATACTTTAACTGCTTGATTTAAGTAATCAACACCATCAGATAACCCCTCTAGCACAGAGAATTTTTGCCGCATTAATAGCTATTATTTTATTCAACCTATCATTTTTGATCCGATTTTTATAGCAATAGAAATACTATTCATTGCACCGTCAAGATTTTTGACTTGTATTGAGCATAAGCTCTTTGATTCCATAAATTAGCGTCTTTTGGGGCGTTTTTGGTAGCTGAAATATAATCATTAGCAGCTTTACGAAATCTTTCTTTTCAATATTTTGAGCGCCATTATTGCTGTAATCAGTTGCCTGATTTCTTGGATTATCGTTGATGTCTTTTGTGGAGGTAGCCCAATGCAATAATTTCTAACTTTTTCATAACCTCAGTTTCGTTTTCAGGGTAGGGAATTGAACCTCTGCATATTGTTCTATTACTTTTAATGACTTAGGGCCCTCTTTTGACATTGTTCAAAAGCGTCCTTATAAAATCCAGCTCAATTTTTTCATAGATGCATCATGTTCTAACTTTTTCAAGAATAGCTCATTATTCTGAAGAGATAAATTTTTTCGGAAACCCGTTGGTCAAAAGTTATTCTTTCATTAGTCTGAGAGAAATTTAGGATAAGAGTAACAATGCTAACAGCCAATACTGCCAAGGGCATTAAAATCTTAGAAAAGAATTCAACAACTCCTGTTTTTCCTTATTATCGGTACTTTCAGGCATTATATTCCCCAGTAGTAGTAATTTTCAGTAATAATCCGGCAAAGTAAAACCCTAACTCAAAATTCGTGAACAATCCCTCATTTTCGAGTTCAGAAGCTTTCAAAGACACAGATCGTTTTATGGTTAATATACTCTTGAGGGAAAAAATTCACCACAAAATATATAGGTCAACAGAACCATCAGAGCGGCACCCAACATCAATGACCTAAAATATTAATTTCGAAAAACAACCTATCCAAGAAAGTCTAAAATGACAGCGGTTAACTCTTTAACTTTACGTTAAGGATTTATAATAAAAATTATTAACTACTCTAGCTTTGTTGACCTTACCCAATAATATTTGCTCTAATCAAAGCAAAAAATGCGGCATTATGAAGACCTCATGTTGCAGGTGACGATACTGGTTAAAAAGTCCCGCTATAAGTTTACTGGCTGAGCAATATACGGCATCTTAGTCGGGTAGGAAGGCCCAGACAACACCACTGAGCACAGAGACTAACGATAACAATGCAAGACTATACCGCTATCGCCTGAGCGCCGCCTCTGACTGAGAGGAAAACGCGAGTCAATAACTCATTGAAGAATCAAAATATCCCTGTTTCCGTTATGGCCTGGAGGGCTAACAATACCCATCGTTTCCATTTGTTCAATAAGTTGGGCTGCGCGGTTATATCCGATACGAAATTGGCGCTGCACGCCAGAAACAGAGGCTGATCGTTTTCAGCAACGAAAAGAACGGCCTGGTCAAACAATGGGTCCAGCTCATTTTCTGGCTCAGATGTGCTATGGCTGGTGCTCGGAATAATCCCTCAATGTAACAGGGTTTTGCTGTGTTTCTCCAGGCATCAGCGGTTTTATTAATTTCCCGAGCATCCGCGTAAGCACCCTGAATACGTGCTGGCGTCGCCGAATCTGCAGAAAGGAACAAAAGATCGCCTGCACCAAAGAGTGACTCAGCACCCTCGTGATCCAAAATTAACCGGGAATCAGATTTAGTTGAAACCTTGAGCGCAATACGGGCCGGGATGTTTGATTTGATCCGACTGGTAATGACATTGGGTAAAGGTGTTCTGGTTGTCAGAATCAGGTGAATACCGACAGCATGTCCTTGCCTGGTGAGTGTGACGATCATCTCTTCGTTTGGCTCATCGCATGCCAAGATATCAGCGTAATCTTCCACCAGAAATACAAGATGCGGTAAAGAGCAGAGAAAAGGTTGTTCCCTACCCGGCTCAGGTATCCAGTAGGGATCTGGAATCGGTCGACCGGAGGACTCTGAATCAGTTATTTGCCGGTTATAGGCGTCCAGGTTTCGCGAACCCAGCGCCTGAAATAACTTGTAACGCCGTTCCATTTCGGCGATAAGCCAGCGAAGTCCTCTCCCGGCATCTTCGGGCGCGGTAATCACCGGTGTGAGCAAATGTGGGATATCATGGTATGGGGCCAACTCAAGCTGATTGGTATCGACCAGGATTAATCGAACATCGTCTGGTGATGATTTGAGCAACAAACTGATAATTATGGCATGCATCAGCAGTGATTTACCCGAATTTGCGGTTCCCACGACCAACAAATGAGGCATGCGATTTAAATCGATCGCAACAGGCTGGCCTGAGCTATCGACTCCAATCATCAGAGTCAACGGTGATGGTGACTCAGCGAAGGCGCTGGAGTTCAAAATGCTTTCAAGAGAGACAATTTGTCTTACGTTATTTGTTATCAGTAACCCAGCAAACGATGTACCTGGAATACTATCCAGCACCTGGATGCCCCTTACCGCGAGAGCGCGAATGAGCTCAGGGATCAGTGCTGTAATTTTCGATATTCGAACCCCAGGTTCCAGTGTCAGACGAAAAAGCGTGAATACGGGACCAGGGGAATAGGTTGATACATTTGCAGCGATGAAATACGCAGCAAGGCAGGACTCAATTGCCTGAGCCATTTGTTCCAACTCCATATCGTTCCAAGATGGCTCAGTATTTGCCCTGAAGTAACGCACCGAAGTCATGTTCAGTTTTCGTCCTTAGAATATTGATGCGGGTACTGTATCACTCGCTTCAATTTTTGCATTTGTTTAGTTTCACAAAGTGTCGTTCCAGAGTACATATCTATTAAGAAAAATTAATAAGTTACGCCATTTTCACACCGTTTGCGGGAGTGCACCGATTTTCGCCACCCTCGCTCCTTCTCCCATTATAACCAACGGAGAAAAAACGATGACAACCAAATACAGTATCCTCGACGATAGATTTGTGGACATGGCTTTTATCACTCAGCTTACCGGTTTGACGAACAAATGATTTTACAAGCTGATTCAGGACGGTGCATTCCCGAAGCCTATCAAGCTGGGTCGAAGCTCACCCTGGTTGTAAAACGAAGTGAAAGCCTGGTTACAGCAGCGTATAACGCATTCCCGACGTTAATACTCTACATAACCCCCGCTAGCCACATTCTTCCCCTTGATCTGAATACACCCCGCTATACCTATCGCGCCAAATTGCCCTTGCCAGGACGTACTCCCCTGCGCGCTATATAGCGTTGAGGACTACCCCACTATGTACGCAAAATCTTTCATTGCTCATGGCACTCAGAAACTGGGGAAGCATATGTTGGTGGAAAAGAATTTTTGGCGACAACTCATCTTATATTAAAGTTATTCCTTCAGACGAAGTACCCACGAAAAATAATCCGCTAAGTGAACCTCCCGTTTCTTTGCTTGATGCTCTAAAATATTCATGGTCGGGGTAACTGTAGGTATCATCGAGTCAGCCAATGCAGGTAATAGGTCCATGT
Encoded here:
- a CDS encoding helix-turn-helix domain-containing protein, whose amino-acid sequence is MIGNRLKRARLAAGLSQTKLGLAAGIEPDSAQQRVSQYESGRSIPQFQLACRFADVLNVPDCYFYIRSEDFAEKVLDLYLSEK
- a CDS encoding DUF6880 family protein is translated as MTPELQRRLKEATEEQLRKLVEAAYGINTDVDQRIESILLGSDLHALAHQLKDRINSIARSDRYIDYQQAAEFSRTLNILVEDIARLIEAAPRQAFELIDSFMSIHERIYERVDDSGGDIGGSYSQALEVWLKAARCWRGSGDCPLDLTAVLTARHNDNGYAVWDDVIAKSGDLLTKDELMQLSGRFENVYHQAQAAPSDRDYNSGTAKAALGIAAVAKALGDVNMFERYILMRSPKPNELQKQSIINFCLSVNDGESALKWLQGTWDKRFASERLSLLDATYTLLGRHHELLALRREAYQRSPDHWRLKALLEILPENEKPGVEAQAIINALKISHLQVRIDTLIACHGITEAKEQLLKHIAQLNVFYGTLLDWAEVFHQAQEHLAEAACYRLLIEDILASGRSKAYHHAEDYYRQLARLDAEIERYDPLPSWQEYQVKLRQQHGRKKSFWQRAV
- a CDS encoding type II toxin-antitoxin system HicB family antitoxin, which translates into the protein MLYPVAIDKGKSSIGVRVPDIPGCFSGGNDFNDAIESVREAIEAHIELLLEDGEPVPQATSIDNYLADLEYEGVIWAVVDVDLTRLMGKSEKINVTLPSLLIRRIDQFVANHPEYGSRSGFLSQIAVDKIVSMPKL
- a CDS encoding DUF6880 family protein, with the protein product MTPELKRRLKEATEEQLKMLVEATYGINTDVDQRIKSFLLGSDPQALAHQLQDRIHSIARSKRYIDYHEAAEFSRTLDILVEDIARLIEAAPKQAFELINSFMSIHERIYQRVDDSGGDIGGSYTQALEVWLKAAHYWRESGDCPLDWTAELMARHSGDSYIVWDGLIAKSGALLTKDELLQLSGRFENAFKQAQAAPSKRGFNFGAIKAALGIKAVAQALRDANMLARSVLISSPRPDELQKQSIVEFCLKVNDGESALKWLQETWDTCFEPERLRLLDATYTLLGRHQELLELRREAYRLSPDHLRLKALLKILPENEKPAIEAQAMINALKIPHLQLRIDTLIACHGITEAKEQLLTHFAQLNVFYGTLLDWAEVFHQAQEPLAEAACYRLLIEDILASGRSKTYHHAEDYYRQLARLDTDIEQYDPLPSWQEYQVTLRQQHGRKSLLAAAKLNSLTI
- a CDS encoding SymE family type I addiction module toxin, which produces MAKKHIKSEPRTSQAKVDTRYYTVSYVPNGGMPNAAPALMLKGRWLHQCGFTTGKKVTVTVKNGQLIIDTELLV
- a CDS encoding DNA translocase FtsK is translated as MQRQFRIGYNRAAQLIEQMETMGIVSPPGHNGNRDILILQ
- a CDS encoding DNA translocase FtsK, which translates into the protein MTSVRYFRANTEPSWNDMELEQMAQAIESCLAAYFIAANVSTYSPGPVFTLFRLTLEPGVRISKITALIPELIRALAVRGIQVLDSIPGTSFAGLLITNNVRQIVSLESILNSSAFAESPSPLTLMIGVDSSGQPVAIDLNRMPHLLVVGTANSGKSLLMHAIIISLLLKSSPDDVRLILVDTNQLELAPYHDIPHLLTPVITAPEDAGRGLRWLIAEMERRYKLFQALGSRNLDAYNRQITDSESSGRPIPDPYWIPEPGREQPFLCSLPHLVFLVEDYADILACDEPNEEMIVTLTRQGHAVGIHLILTTRTPLPNVITSRIKSNIPARIALKVSTKSDSRLILDHEGAESLFGAGDLLFLSADSATPARIQGAYADAREINKTADAWRNTAKPCYIEGLFRAPAIAHLSQKMSWTHCLTRPFFSLLKTISLCFWRAAPISYRI